The Desulfohalovibrio reitneri genome contains a region encoding:
- a CDS encoding aldehyde ferredoxin oxidoreductase family protein, whose protein sequence is MVKILRINTRERTFTLEEAGDYAGLGGRALTSRIVNREVPADCHPLSAENKLIFAPGVLTGTKASSSGRISVGAKSPLTGGIKESNSGGVVSRKLAKLNLAAIVLEDKPERDAPFMVVRVDKDGVTIEDAPAVGKGNYEYAKELDAKYGGSATCALIGPAGEQCLKSSTIQFTDMEGRPARSAGRGGMGAVMGSKRVKAVIVDDSGAGNVEYSDPDAFTKASKRWAEIIREHAITSQALPTYGTAVLVNIINEAGALPTKNFREGRFDRAADVSGEKLHEIIEARGGKTREGCHVGCAIQCSQQYLDEKGEYVTSGFEYETLWAMGPNTTISDMDDIARLDRACDDMGLDTIEMGNTIAMAMEGGLIPWGDGPAALKLIEAVGEYGYLGKLVGNGTTYMADAYGVDRIPVVKNQALPAYDPRAVKGIGVTYSTTPQGADHTAGYAVCQNVLSCGGDVDPHSKEGQVELSKTLQIATNAVDSAGFCLFVAFAVLDTEDALQVIADMVAAKAGVNFTPDDIMALGKQVLDDEVDFNRRAGFSEVDDQLPRFFRKQLPPHNVTWDFEYQEMQAVKA, encoded by the coding sequence ATGGTCAAGATTTTGCGCATCAACACCCGCGAGCGTACCTTCACCCTGGAAGAGGCGGGCGACTACGCCGGGCTGGGCGGCCGCGCCCTGACTTCGCGCATCGTCAACCGCGAAGTCCCCGCCGACTGCCATCCGCTGTCCGCGGAAAACAAGCTGATCTTCGCTCCCGGGGTGCTCACCGGCACCAAGGCCTCCAGCTCCGGCCGCATCTCCGTGGGCGCCAAGTCGCCCCTCACCGGCGGCATCAAGGAGTCCAACTCAGGTGGCGTGGTTTCCCGCAAGCTGGCCAAGCTGAACCTGGCGGCCATCGTGCTGGAGGACAAGCCCGAGCGTGACGCCCCCTTCATGGTCGTCCGCGTGGACAAGGACGGCGTGACCATCGAGGACGCCCCGGCCGTGGGCAAGGGTAACTACGAGTACGCCAAGGAGCTTGACGCCAAGTACGGCGGCTCGGCCACCTGCGCCCTCATCGGCCCCGCGGGCGAGCAGTGCCTCAAGTCCTCCACCATCCAGTTCACCGACATGGAGGGCCGTCCGGCCCGTTCCGCCGGTCGCGGCGGCATGGGCGCGGTCATGGGCTCCAAGCGGGTCAAGGCCGTGATCGTCGACGACTCCGGCGCGGGCAATGTGGAGTACTCCGACCCCGATGCCTTCACCAAGGCCTCCAAGCGCTGGGCCGAGATAATCCGCGAGCACGCCATCACCTCCCAGGCCCTGCCCACCTACGGTACGGCCGTGCTGGTGAACATCATCAACGAGGCGGGCGCGCTGCCCACCAAGAACTTCCGAGAGGGCCGCTTCGACCGCGCCGCCGACGTCTCCGGCGAGAAACTGCACGAAATCATCGAGGCGCGCGGCGGCAAGACCCGCGAGGGCTGCCACGTGGGCTGCGCCATCCAGTGCTCCCAGCAGTACCTGGACGAGAAGGGCGAGTACGTCACCTCCGGCTTCGAGTACGAGACCCTGTGGGCCATGGGCCCCAACACCACCATCTCGGACATGGACGACATCGCCCGCCTGGACCGCGCCTGCGACGACATGGGTCTGGACACCATCGAGATGGGCAACACCATCGCCATGGCCATGGAGGGCGGCCTCATCCCCTGGGGCGACGGCCCGGCCGCGCTGAAGCTCATCGAGGCCGTGGGCGAGTACGGCTACCTGGGCAAGCTGGTGGGCAACGGCACCACCTACATGGCCGACGCTTACGGCGTGGACCGCATCCCGGTGGTCAAGAACCAGGCCCTGCCCGCCTATGACCCGCGCGCGGTCAAGGGCATCGGCGTGACCTACTCCACCACCCCGCAGGGCGCGGACCACACCGCCGGCTACGCCGTCTGCCAGAACGTGCTCTCCTGCGGCGGCGACGTGGACCCGCACTCCAAGGAAGGCCAGGTGGAGTTGTCCAAGACCCTGCAGATCGCCACCAACGCCGTGGACTCCGCCGGGTTCTGCCTGTTCGTGGCCTTCGCCGTGCTGGACACCGAGGACGCCCTGCAGGTCATCGCCGACATGGTGGCGGCCAAGGCGGGCGTGAACTTCACCCCGGACGACATTATGGCCCTGGGCAAGCAGGTGCTGGACGACGAGGTGGACTTCAACCGCCGCGCCGGGTTCTCCGAGGTGGACGACCAGCTGCCCCGTTTCTTCCGCAAGCAGCTGCCGCCGCACAACGTCACCTGGGACTTCGAGTACCAGGAGATGCAGGCGGTTAAGGCATAG